The nucleotide sequence GGCGCCTGCTCCAGGCCGACGAGATCGTCGATCGGCAAGCCGCCTGAACTTCAATCAACCTCATCATAGAGCCGGTTACGCTCGCGCGAGGACACGTATGATGCGGCCCTCCTCGAATGTGTCCTTGAAATTCGCGCCGCGATCGCATGAGCCGCGGACGATGCCAAGCGTGTCAGAAGGGCGTAGAAGCGCGTGGATGACGTTACCCAGTAAATCGAGATCGCGCCATACTCGACAAATCCGGTCCGCTCGCAACGGCGCCGCTGATTGCTGTCGATTCACAGCGGCGTCCAGCAGTGTCTCGCCTCGTTTCGGAGTTCGTAGTCGAGCTCTATGCGGTGCACAACGCCTTTGCCGTTCCGGGAAAGCGTGAGATAGCCAGTCGTCGCGCGCAAGGTCTACGATCAATCCGACCAGACAAATCATTCTAAAAATGAGGGGGTCAGATATTGGGATCCGCCCCCTCAAGTCTGGTCTCTTTTGGAGGTTGAGGACCAAGCTCGGCTTCAACCGAACGAGATACTATCATCATACTCACTGGTATCTGTGAAAAAACTCACAAATATGAAATTTTCTGTCATTGCCATTCGATGCCGCCGAGAGCTTTGCTGATTTCGGCGCGTAAATACGCTTCGTCGGTGATAACGATGAACCCGCGCGAGCTGTCGATCACGCGTTGCTTTGCCAGCTGGCTCAGATGCCTCGTGACGGTCTCTCGCTGTGACGCGATCCTGCGCGCCACTTCAGCATGTGTCGGCATTGGCGAAATGCGCAGCCGCCCCTGCTCGTCCCGAACGCCGTGACGGATTAGGTCTGCATAAAGGCGCGTCTTCATCGGCAGCAATTTGCTCTCGATGTAGAGCTGCTTCATCAGACGCAAGCGGCTGCAAAGCGTTTTTGCCACCAACTCGGCGAATTCCGGCTGATTGCGCAGCGCTTCCAGGAACTGTCCCCTGTTCAGGACAAGGGCGACAGTATCTTCGATGGCTTGGAAATACGTCGCGGGCTCGTCGCTACCAAAGGCCGACAACTCACCAACGAAATCTCCAACTCCCAGTTCAAGGAATGAAACATCGTGCCCTTGGGGGCCCAGAAAGAATGTGACCACCTTACCTGTCTCGATCAGATAGATGTGGTCCGTCTTGTCGTCCGGCTGCTTGATGAAAGACCCTTTGGGGAACTGTCGCCTCGGAAACCGGCCGCTCGCGAGTAAGCCCGGAATTGGAATAGCCATCACCGATTGAGTCGCTGTCAACATGGCCGTCGCTCGAATTGCTGCGGCGAAAATCGAAACGGCGGGCGCGGCGCGACCGATTGCGTCGTGGCGCATGTCGCTTCGCGCAACATCGGATGAAATAGTCCTGCCCTCTCTGTGCATCGTGGAGCTGGGGATGCGGCCGCATGCACCATCGCGAATTTGTCTACCGAGTGCATTCGACCAACCGTGCGGATGCGTCGCCGCCATAGGCAGTGGTCGCATGCCGACGTTCGCGGAAATGGGACGCTTTCAGCAAGCTTGGGTCACCAATCTTCGGAAAGCTTGGGCACGAAGAAAGATAGCCGGCAATGTCACCTGCACGGCTTTGTTGGTGGTGTTCTCGCGTATCCAACCTGATGGCGCTTGCGGGAAACCGAAAGGAACCTTCCTGCTTCGGTGCCAAGTCGCCGGCTGTCCTTACTCTTATTTCTTGTCCTGGGGACAGGAGTGCAAAAAACCGCCTCGGGGCCCGGGCAATTACCATGGGGCTCCTTTCGGTTGACGAACTACCGGTCTCGCAGAAATGCGTCATCGCCATTCAGTCGCCCCGCCTCGAACGCGCGACGGTAAGATAAGACTGCGGCGATTCAAGTTACAAATTGTAACAGGTGAAAATCTTCACACTATACATTGTGAAGTTTTTCACATGTGTTCAAATTACAACGCATGAAGACTCAGATGCATCATGTGAATATTTTCACCGTCGGGCATCGTCCTGAAGAATACCAATATCATCCGGTTGAATCAAAAGACTCAGCCAGGCAAAGACCAATTCAATTGGAGGTATTGATGAAGAGCTTCGTTTCAGCATTGGGCATGGCCACCGCGGCCTTTGCCGTGGCCAACAGCGCCAGCGCCGCCGACC is from Bosea sp. AS-1 and encodes:
- a CDS encoding Crp/Fnr family transcriptional regulator; amino-acid sequence: MRHDAIGRAAPAVSIFAAAIRATAMLTATQSVMAIPIPGLLASGRFPRRQFPKGSFIKQPDDKTDHIYLIETGKVVTFFLGPQGHDVSFLELGVGDFVGELSAFGSDEPATYFQAIEDTVALVLNRGQFLEALRNQPEFAELVAKTLCSRLRLMKQLYIESKLLPMKTRLYADLIRHGVRDEQGRLRISPMPTHAEVARRIASQRETVTRHLSQLAKQRVIDSSRGFIVITDEAYLRAEISKALGGIEWQ